The Cytobacillus oceanisediminis genomic interval GTCCAGAAGGCGAGTGCAGAAATCATGACAAGCAGACCGCCCTGGATGAGGATGCCCCCAACCACAGATAACAGCAGAAATAAACTTTTACCAACTGTCCAATCAAGGTGCAGTTCAAAGCTGACCCAAATAAAAATGCCGATGCTGAAGATGAACTGTCCAAAAGAGGCGACGTCAAACTTCATCGCCATGAAATGAAAAAATGGATTGATTGGCCTGACAAGGAAGCGGTCAAACGTGCCATTTAAAATGTAGGTGTCCAACCCCCTGAAATGAAAAAAGAGAATGATGCAGAACCCCCAGGATAAAACAGCGACAGCAAATAAAAACAGCATCTCGTAAAAGGTCCATGAGCCCAATTCCTGAAACTGATAAAGCATGATCCACATCGTGGCAGCGGTGCCTGTATAGGATGTAATGAGGCCGACAATCCTCATGACAAAGGCAAACCGGTACTGCAGCTGAGCCCTCACACCTGCGGAGATGAGCTTGAAATACAAATCGAAATATTTTAAAACACTCACACTTTATCCCCCCTGCACCACTACTTTTTGGGATGCGCGATTCCAGACAAACCTTAATAGCAGATAACTGGCTGCAGCCCAAAATAATTGGACACCCAGGGATAGCAGGATTTCCGCACCAGAGATTTTGCCTATAAAAATCGCATTTGGTATGTAATAGATTCCCTGGAACGGCAAGTAAAGTGCCATCTTTTCCAGCCAGCCCGGAAAAAACCACAGCGGAATGACTGATCCTGAAAGAAGGGACATGGCAAAGTAAAAGACATCGACAATGCCGCCCGTTTCAACGAGAAAAAAGGAAAGCAGCCCAAAAGACATTTCAATGCAATAGCGAATCAGGAATCCAATAAAAGCGGATACGATGAACAAAGCCCAAGTCTCCCAGCTAGAAGGCAATGTCAAATCCATAAAAATGAACATGACTGTATATAATGGGAGCAGCGCTGTCAGTATGTAAAAGGCCACACTGCCAAAATCGGCAAAAAGATAGCGGAGCGGCACATCAAATGGCCTCATTAATTCCAGGGAAATATCTCCTGTCCGGACCTTCTCCTGGATTTCCCACAGCGGGGTGCCCGCCCCATTTACTCCAGATAAAAATTGGCTGACCACAATATACGTCAGCATGGACTCAAAACTGACTCCGCCAGCTTCTTCCCTCCCGGCATATAAAGCAGTCCAAATCGAACCCCACATCAGCAGAAAAATAAGATTTGAGCCAAGCCGCGACCATACATCAAATCGATAAACGGCTGATCGAAGAAAGGCCTTCTTTGTGAAGGTCCAATATAACCGAAACCTGAACATCCGCACACCTGCTTTTTGATTTTTTTGATTATTTCATATTTTAACATAATATGGGAGCGTAAAAATAAGTTTGTTTTAGAAGTTTAAAAAGAAGGGAAACAGTGGAATTTAAGAGAAAGGGTTGGCTTTTTCAAGGGTTATGAATTAAAATAACATTTGGTTTATAAATATAAGAAAAAGGTGAATGATATTGATTGATGCATCCAGAAAGAAGTATTCTTCTACAGATCTAATAAAATTTCTCATACCGTCATTAATTGGAATCAGCTTATTCATGGTTCCAATCAAATATCAAGGGGATATTACAATTCCCATAGCCATTTTTTCAGGCTGGATCCAAAACCTGCTCGCAGACTATCTTCCTGAAATTATGACCTTTATTATTGTCATTACACTATTGGGTACATTGCTGGCAAAATTCGCTAAGCCTGCTTTTATCGAAAAAAGCCCTTTTTTCAAGAACTTATTTGACGTTCCCTATATCTGGGCTGCAGCGAGATTTATAGGAGCTGTTTTTGCTGTTATTACCCTTTTTCAAATCGGTCCTGAACAGATCTGGTCTGAAAACACAGGAGGATTGCTCTTAAATGACCTTCTGCCAATTCTGTTTTCAGTCTTTTTATTTGCCGGGCTGTTCCTGCCTTTGCTATTGAACTTTGGATTGCTTGAATTCTTTGGCGCGCTTTTAACGAAAATCATGCGTCCGGTATTTAAGCTTCCTGGGCGGTCATCAATTGACTGTGTAGCTTCCTGGCTTGGTGACGGAACCATTGGTGTTCTTCTGACCAGCAAACAGTATGAAGAGGGCTATTATACGAAAAGGGAAGCGGCCATTATTGGCACAACGTTTTCCGTCGTATCCATTACCTTCAGCCTTGTTGTTATTTCACAGGTGAATCTTGGCCATATGTTTGTGCCTTTTTACCTGACCATCACAGCAGCGGGATTCATTTGCGCCATTATCAGCCCTAGAATCTGGCCCCTGTCCCGAAAGCCTGATACGTATTATAACGGCCAGGAGGCAGAGCTTGATGAGAGCATCCCTGAAGGACATACTCCAGCAAGCTGGGGACTTAAACAGGCTGTTTCTAAAGCAAGAACAAACCAGAGCCTGCAAGCCTTCTTCCAGGATGGCGCCAAAAATATTCTGGATATGTGGATGGGTGTAGCCCCCATTGTCATGGCTTTGGGAACATTGGCTCTAATTATCGCAGAGTACACTCCCGTTTTTGCCTATTTAGGAATGCCTTTCATTCCATTGCTTGAATTAATGCAGGTGCCGGAAGCAAAAGCCGCTTCTGAAACACTTGTAGTCGGATTCGCCGATATGTTCCTGCCTTCCGTTATCGGTGCAGGCATTGAAAGCGAAATGACACGGTTTATCGTAGCTTCTGTATCCGTTACCCAGCTGATTTATATGTCAGAGGTGGGCGGACTTCTGCTTGGCTCTAAAATCCCCGTAACATTATGGGATCTGATTATTATCTTTATCCAAAGAACGCTTATTACTTTACCGGTGATTGTGCTGGCTGCCCATATTCTTTTCTAAATGGTTTCCATCAGGTTAATACTGAAAGGCTTATATGACGGGAAGTCACCGATATAATGAAATACTGGCCGATTAACATGGGTAACTGACCGATATATCAACATGTTAACCGACAAACTTGCTTTACTGACCGATATATTAAAAATCTGGCCGATTAACAAGCTTCAGCGGCTGCTATATCGGTGGAACAAGCGCTGGCCTACAATAAAAAGAGGTATCCTGAAGCGGGATACCTCTTTTTATTAGCTCTTTATATTAAAAACATTGGAAAGAACGAATTCTTCTCAAGTCTGTTCCGTAATACGTCCAGCGCCAGTTTCTCCAGCGCCAGCCGGCTACAGAGGTTCTGCCGACAAAGGTCGGATAGAACCAGAAGCTTCTTCCGTTTTGAAGCCATACAAACGTATAGCGGAATAAGCAGCCCCTTATGGCACCTGGATCAACAGCAAACGTGCTGACCTGCTGCATCTGAGGTGTGAAGCTTGGCGGCGGCCCTGATGGCGGCCCATCTTGCCCTCCAGGACCCCCTCCACCGCCAGGAGGTCCGAAACCACCGCCCGGCCCTCCTGGAGGCGGCCCTGGCGGCCCAAATCCTCCTCCTGGCGGAAATCCCGGAATACTGAATCCGCCGCCTGGAAGACCAGGAATGCTGAACCCGCCTCCCGATCCTCCGCCCGGAAAAATGCGTCCATGTTCATTCTGGTCATACATATATGGATAGTACGGATAATTTGTATAATCCATTGTTTGTGTTCTCCTCTCTATTCCCTTATTGAGACTTTCTCTGAAATCAGCAGCAGCTCAGAGCGTACCTTCTCTCTGATCCGGTCAACCACTGTAAAGTCCATGGCGTTGACATAGATTTTTTCCAACGTGTCCCGCTGGGTTTTTGCCCGTGCCAGATAAGATACGGCTTCGGTCATTTTATTTTTATAACGGGTGCTGATATCTTTTAGCTGTTCAGCGTAAATTTCATCTGTGCCTGAATTGATCGTAATTTCATACATGTCGACGATTTCATCTCCATCACGATTCGGAAAATATTCATGCGGGGCCGTGCTGTCGAATATAGCGAGGCCCAGTTCGCGTACGATGATCATATCCAGGCTGTGTGGATCAAACCCGCAATGATAGATTTCAATATCAAATCCGCGGCTCTCCGCTTCTTTTGCCAGCTTCTTCAGCATGGTTGACTTGCCGGAACCCGGACGCCCTTTTATGAAGTATCTTTTTTGAATATCCTCCGTAAGATTCGGCACAAAATCCACCGCTCCGATCGGAGTAGCTGCCCCTAAATAACGATGCTTTACACATGGTGTCTTATTTAGTTTCATATTTCCATAGAAGGTGGAAATCAGCTTTTTCGTCAGTTCATCTGCCTTCTGGAAATTCATATTTTCTATATAGATTTTTTCCCATTCATCATGAATCCTCAATGCTTCAGCAAACGTGTCATAAGCCGCTGCAAAGGAATTGCTGATCTGGCCCGACAGTACCGTGATTTCTTCTTTACATGCAGCCAGTGCCCTTGAATCCCATGCTTCCCCAAGATTGATATATTCCTCGACCGCGCCAGGTGCTTTCGGTTCGATTACATGCGGCGCTGTTCCATCGACAATGCCTGCTTTTAAAGAAGGAATGATGACGCCATCGAGCGATTGACTGTCAGACGAGCAATAAATATATTCCAGGTCATAGCCTTTTTCGGACAGATCTGCCCCGATTGCTTTCATCAGGGATGATTTGCCTGTTCCCGGTCCGCCTTTTAAAATGAATAAGCGATCAAGCCCTGCCAGGTTTGATTCGAATAAATTGTGGAACCCCCGGGCTGTATTCCCGCCGGCGAAGTATTTTAATATTTTCCCAGCCACTCTTACACTTCCTTTCGAAATGCATTTTCACCTTACAGTATGCAAAGGGAGCAGGATGGGTGAAAGCCTATTTAGAAAAGCGGAAGCGCCTTGCCCACGAAGGAACGCAGACTAAGATCGCCACGTCCTGTGGCAACGTCTGCATGACCCGCATCCTGCGGGCCTCAAGCACAAGACGAGCCTCCCGGAAAGGCGTTCTTTGCCTTTTTGGGAGGATTGGCTTGTGACCTCGAGGGGGTAGGCGCTGGAGCTAGACAATTATCGACGTTCAAAATTTTATACTTTTTTCGTAAAAAAGAGTGCCGAATCATGGTGATTCAGCACTCTTCACTTTCATTATTTTATTAAATCCGCCAGATTAGCTCCGATTGCCTTCTGCAAATCTTCCGCTTTGAGCTCCATCTGCATGCCGATTTTGCCTCCGCTGACAATCATCAGTTCAAGCTCCGCTGCCTTTGCATCGATGAAAGAGGGATACTGCTTTTTCATTCCGACCGGGGAGCAGCCGCCGCGGATGTAGCCGGTCAGCTTCTGGATATCTTTGACCGGAATCATTTCGACTTTCTTTTCGCCGGCAGCTTTAGCGGCCTTTTTCAAGTCCAGCTCGTCCTCTACGGGAATGATGAACACGTAGATCTGCTTGCTGTGGCCTTGAGCAACTAAGGTTTTATAGACAGCTTCAGGATCTTTGCCAATCTTCGCTGCCACCGAAACCCCATCTATTTTCCCGTCCTGATTGTCGTATGTAATCAGTTCATAATCCACTTTCTGAGCATCCAGCATGCGCATCGCATTTGTTTTACCCTTCGCCATTGCCTGAGCCTCCATTGGTTATTTTTCTCATTTTAGCACTTTGGGATGATTTCAAAAAGAAGCAGACTTAATAAAAAGCAGGACCCCTAAAAGGAGTCCTGCTAACAAAGCTTATTTCAAGCGATAAACACGGGCTTCATAAGGCTTAAGCGTAAATGAATCCGTATCTTCATGTGTTTCAACCGGATAGTTATTCAATAAAAGCTGATCATTAGAAAGCTTAAATTCAGCTTCAAAAGATGCTTCCTCTGTTGAAAGATTCGTAATGACGACTACCTTGTCATCATCTGATGTACGGGTATAAGCATAGATTTGCTTATCTTCTTCAAGAAGCAGATCGTATTGACCATAGGTGAAGACTTCATTTTCTTTTTTCATTCGAATCATTTTTTTATAGAACGAAAGGATGGAATCCCGGTCCTGGGATTGGACTTCCACATTGATTTCCTTATAGTTCGGGTTGAGCTTCATCCATGGCTGGCCCGTCGTGAATCCTGCGTTTTCCCTGGAAGACCACTGCATTGGAGTACGGCTGTTGTCACGGGAAGAGGCCCAGATGATATCCATGATTTCCTGATGGGACATGCCTTCCTCTTTTTTAAGGCGGTAGAGGTTTTTCACGGCTACGTCATCATAATCGTCAATGGATGGGAATTGGACATTGGTCATGCCGATTTCCTGTCCCTGATAAATAAATGGCGTTCCCTGCATCAGGAAGTACATGGCACCCATGGATGTCGCGCTCTGGTGCCAGTATTCCTCATCATTTCCCCATGTTGAAACGACACGAGGCTTATCATGATTTTCGATAAATAAGGCGTTCCAGCCATCAGCTTCCAGGCCTTTCTGCCAGCGGGTTAGAACTTTTTTCAGCTCGACAATATCAACCTCGGGATTGGTTTCTGCATCCCAAAGGCCAAGGTGTTCAAATTGAAAAATCATATCCATTTTACCCTGTTCCTCACCGACCCAAAGATCGGCTTCATCCACGGTAACACCGTTTGCTTCGCCCACTGTCATCACATCATAGTTCGCATATGTGCGGTCTTTAAATTCCTTTAAGAATTCGTGAATGCCTTCCTGGTTCATATGCATATCGAAGGAAGAAACATACTTTTGCTTCTTCGGGTTCGGCATATCAGGCAGGCCGGCACGCTTTTTGATATGGCTGATGGCATCAATCCGGAAACCGTCGATTCCCTTATCCAGCCACCAGTTCACCGTATCATATAAAGCCTCACGGACATCTTTATTCTCCCAGTTTAAATCAGGCTGCTTGGTTGAAAAAACATGCAGGTAATATTGTTCCGTTTTCTCATCGTATTCCCATGCTGATCCGCCGAAAATGCTTTCCCAGTTATTCGGTTCCTTGCCATTCTTTCCGTCTCTCCAAATATACCAGTCCCTCTTCGGGTTCTCCTTGGATGAACGGGATTCGATAAACCATTGATGTTCGTCACTTGTATGGTTCAACACAAGATCAAGAATCAGCTTCATATCGCGCTTATGGACTTCATCCATCAGCTGGCTGAAATCCTCCATCGAACCGAAATCTTCCATGATATCCTGATAATCTGAAATATCGTAGCCATTATCATCATTAGGGGATTTGTACATTGGGCAAATCCAGATAACATCTATTCCTAATCCTTTGATATAGTCAAGCCGCTGAATGATTCCCTGAAGATCGCCAATTCCATCTCCGTTTGTGTCCTGGAAACTGCGGGGATAAATTTGATATCCTACTGCTTCTTTCCACCAAACCTTCTTCATATTAACACCCTCAATTTATATAAAATTTCTTTTTCTATTATCGCGGTGCGCAAACGTTTGCATTAAGCGGTATAAAAAAAAGCTGCTTGCTTTTTAGCATTTGCATACTACTACAGTAAGTGTAACGCTTACAATTGGATTTTTCAATACCCTTTTTCATGACAAATAAGAAAAGCGGAAGCACCTTACTCACTCCCGACACCTTGAGGGGGGGGGGTAGGCGCTCCTCCTAAAAGCTAACGCTTTTAGACGTGCGATGATGATGCTGTCGAAGCGTTCCTTGTGGAGCTAGACAATTTAAATTTAAGGATATAAAATCTGGTGAAAATTTAGAAGCCGCAGCATTTTGGTCTGCGGCTTTCTCCTATATTGTCAAGCTGGCTCCACTTGAAGCTTTTCCCGGTAGGGTTTTAACGAATGATAGATAATTTTCTGCATGAAGGCTTTATCCATATCCGGCAGCAGTTTTTCAGCAAATGTCCAAGCATTTTCTTCAATTTTCAATGCTGTAAGGCAGCGTTCCTGCTCTGTTATGCAGGAATCAAGATGATTGGCCAATTCCTCCAGCTCTATATCTTCAGCATGGCCAAGCTCATGAGCAAACACAACAGTGAAATAGTCCAAAAAACGATCAGCAGAAGAAAACAGTTGATGACATTGGTTCTTAATCTCTTCCATATATAGGGTTACGGTATGTGTTCCCATGCTGTATTTTCCGCCAGCTATACGATTTCCCGGAAAATGACTCTCTAATTTAATCTCTGCCAGACTCCCCGATCTCTCCAGTAACTCCCGAACGACTAGATCCAAGCTTTCTTTCTTCAATGCATACACCTTTCTCTATTTAATAGCTTATAGGCTATTATATGAGAAAAGAATACAGAAATAAACCAATATATACCCTTTAAATTCTATGTTCAAACCAAATTAGGTTAATTTTTATCCTGCAGCAGCGATTTATGGATCCAAATGGCAGCCTGAGAACCCTCCCCCATTGCGATCGTTACTTGTTCCGAATGGGCTGCCACATCGCCTGCTGCCCAAACATTTTTGATACTTGTCATTTTTGAGCGGGGATCTGTCAGGATATGCTTATTTTCAAGGCGCTCTGCACCGAGCTGTTTCGCCAGGTCAGATTTTACTTCGTTTCCTCCAAAAGCGATAAATCCTCTATCACCTGTGATTTTTTTACCGTTTTCTAGCTGTACACCGTTGAATTTTTCGTCTTCTGCGAGTACCTTACCTATAGATTCTTCAAGATATTCAATATTTTTTTCTTTCATTTTCTCCAGTAATTTCTGATCTGCCGGCTTTTTCTCATGGTTGATAAAAACTAGATCATTTGTCCAATAAGACAATGTTAATGCCATATTCGCGCCGGCATTTCCAGAGCCAAGCACAATGGTGCGTTTATCCTTTACCTCATATCCGTCGCAGTCAGGACAGACATAGACAGAAATGCCGAGACAAGGCATTAATTCTGGGAAGGACGGCATCCGGTCCATAATTCCCGTTGCAAGCAAAATCCGTTTGCCAGAATATTTATTGCCCCTTTGGGACGAAACCACAAAACCTCCATCTGCCTTTTCAGCCTGCTCCACTTTTTCATTAACAAACTCCACTCCAAGGCGTTCCGCGTGCTTTTTCCCAATCTCCCTGAGTTCAGGGCCGCTTACACCATCAGGATAGCCTAAGATATTATGATAGCTTTTACATATCGTGG includes:
- a CDS encoding ABC transporter permease, translated to MSVLKYFDLYFKLISAGVRAQLQYRFAFVMRIVGLITSYTGTAATMWIMLYQFQELGSWTFYEMLFLFAVAVLSWGFCIILFFHFRGLDTYILNGTFDRFLVRPINPFFHFMAMKFDVASFGQFIFSIGIFIWVSFELHLDWTVGKSLFLLLSVVGGILIQGGLLVMISALAFWTTKSEQFYWVAMFPARNLTNYPLVIYPKAVQWFTAFVVPFGFVNYFPAAVLLEKETPFFPENIGYFSPLVGIVFFAVAYYIWMLGLKRYKSTGS
- a CDS encoding ABC transporter permease encodes the protein MFRFRLYWTFTKKAFLRSAVYRFDVWSRLGSNLIFLLMWGSIWTALYAGREEAGGVSFESMLTYIVVSQFLSGVNGAGTPLWEIQEKVRTGDISLELMRPFDVPLRYLFADFGSVAFYILTALLPLYTVMFIFMDLTLPSSWETWALFIVSAFIGFLIRYCIEMSFGLLSFFLVETGGIVDVFYFAMSLLSGSVIPLWFFPGWLEKMALYLPFQGIYYIPNAIFIGKISGAEILLSLGVQLFWAAASYLLLRFVWNRASQKVVVQGG
- a CDS encoding YjiH family protein, with amino-acid sequence MILIDASRKKYSSTDLIKFLIPSLIGISLFMVPIKYQGDITIPIAIFSGWIQNLLADYLPEIMTFIIVITLLGTLLAKFAKPAFIEKSPFFKNLFDVPYIWAAARFIGAVFAVITLFQIGPEQIWSENTGGLLLNDLLPILFSVFLFAGLFLPLLLNFGLLEFFGALLTKIMRPVFKLPGRSSIDCVASWLGDGTIGVLLTSKQYEEGYYTKREAAIIGTTFSVVSITFSLVVISQVNLGHMFVPFYLTITAAGFICAIISPRIWPLSRKPDTYYNGQEAELDESIPEGHTPASWGLKQAVSKARTNQSLQAFFQDGAKNILDMWMGVAPIVMALGTLALIIAEYTPVFAYLGMPFIPLLELMQVPEAKAASETLVVGFADMFLPSVIGAGIESEMTRFIVASVSVTQLIYMSEVGGLLLGSKIPVTLWDLIIIFIQRTLITLPVIVLAAHILF
- a CDS encoding PRK06851 family protein gives rise to the protein MAGKILKYFAGGNTARGFHNLFESNLAGLDRLFILKGGPGTGKSSLMKAIGADLSEKGYDLEYIYCSSDSQSLDGVIIPSLKAGIVDGTAPHVIEPKAPGAVEEYINLGEAWDSRALAACKEEITVLSGQISNSFAAAYDTFAEALRIHDEWEKIYIENMNFQKADELTKKLISTFYGNMKLNKTPCVKHRYLGAATPIGAVDFVPNLTEDIQKRYFIKGRPGSGKSTMLKKLAKEAESRGFDIEIYHCGFDPHSLDMIIVRELGLAIFDSTAPHEYFPNRDGDEIVDMYEITINSGTDEIYAEQLKDISTRYKNKMTEAVSYLARAKTQRDTLEKIYVNAMDFTVVDRIREKVRSELLLISEKVSIRE
- the ybaK gene encoding Cys-tRNA(Pro) deacylase — encoded protein: MAKGKTNAMRMLDAQKVDYELITYDNQDGKIDGVSVAAKIGKDPEAVYKTLVAQGHSKQIYVFIIPVEDELDLKKAAKAAGEKKVEMIPVKDIQKLTGYIRGGCSPVGMKKQYPSFIDAKAAELELMIVSGGKIGMQMELKAEDLQKAIGANLADLIK
- a CDS encoding glycoside hydrolase family 13 protein produces the protein MKKVWWKEAVGYQIYPRSFQDTNGDGIGDLQGIIQRLDYIKGLGIDVIWICPMYKSPNDDNGYDISDYQDIMEDFGSMEDFSQLMDEVHKRDMKLILDLVLNHTSDEHQWFIESRSSKENPKRDWYIWRDGKNGKEPNNWESIFGGSAWEYDEKTEQYYLHVFSTKQPDLNWENKDVREALYDTVNWWLDKGIDGFRIDAISHIKKRAGLPDMPNPKKQKYVSSFDMHMNQEGIHEFLKEFKDRTYANYDVMTVGEANGVTVDEADLWVGEEQGKMDMIFQFEHLGLWDAETNPEVDIVELKKVLTRWQKGLEADGWNALFIENHDKPRVVSTWGNDEEYWHQSATSMGAMYFLMQGTPFIYQGQEIGMTNVQFPSIDDYDDVAVKNLYRLKKEEGMSHQEIMDIIWASSRDNSRTPMQWSSRENAGFTTGQPWMKLNPNYKEINVEVQSQDRDSILSFYKKMIRMKKENEVFTYGQYDLLLEEDKQIYAYTRTSDDDKVVVITNLSTEEASFEAEFKLSNDQLLLNNYPVETHEDTDSFTLKPYEARVYRLK
- a CDS encoding NAD(P)/FAD-dependent oxidoreductase, whose amino-acid sequence is MNYDCLIVGGGIAGLQAAIQLGRYKHKVLVIDSNDGRSTICKSYHNILGYPDGVSGPELREIGKKHAERLGVEFVNEKVEQAEKADGGFVVSSQRGNKYSGKRILLATGIMDRMPSFPELMPCLGISVYVCPDCDGYEVKDKRTIVLGSGNAGANMALTLSYWTNDLVFINHEKKPADQKLLEKMKEKNIEYLEESIGKVLAEDEKFNGVQLENGKKITGDRGFIAFGGNEVKSDLAKQLGAERLENKHILTDPRSKMTSIKNVWAAGDVAAHSEQVTIAMGEGSQAAIWIHKSLLQDKN